The Oleidesulfovibrio alaskensis DSM 16109 DNA window GACGACCTGCTTTTCGCATGGGCTGTCGAAGCGGGCGTCACGTCCAACTCTGTCATTTTTGCACGCAACGGCGCCACCGTATCCATCGGCACCGGCGAACAGGACCGCGTGGGCTGCGTGGAACTGGCAGTGCACAAAGCCTATACAAAATATGCCGACACCCTGGCCTTCCGCGAACAGGGCTGTTCGCTGTACGAACTGAAGCAGAAGGCAGCCGGCGATTCCGCAGCAGCCGAAGCTCTTGAAGACATCGAAGCCCGCACACGCGCCGACAGGGGCGGTCTGCCCGGTACCGCCATGGTGTCCGACGGCTTTTTCCCCTTCCGCGACGGAGTGGATGCGGCCATTGCCCACGGGGTGGCCGCCATTGCCCAGCCCGGCGGTTCCATACGCGACCACGAGGTCATCATGGCCTGCAACGAGGCTGCCCCGCAGGTAGCCATGGTCTTCACCGGCCAGCGGTCTTTCAAGCATTAACCGGCAGCGGAGGGCGGCATGCCGCCCTCCGCATACCGCTGAAACAAGCAACCACGCGCAAACACAAGCAGGAATCATGAGCGCTACCTCCCCTCTGGTCCAATACCCCGGCCCGGGCTGCATCGTCGAATTCATGCAGGGCAACAAGCCCCAGATAGCATGGGTTCAGGAAGAACAGTCCGGCAAACTGCGCCTTCTCACCCAGAGCAAGCGGGAGACAAAGCTCGCAGCGGCACGCGTCATGCCATGGGCCGGTCCGCAGTACGGTGCCGACAAATCACGTCAGGAAGCACTGGTTCTGCTGAACCAGCACGAAGAACGCCGCAACACCAGAGCGGCCGCGCTTGACCCGCTGGAACTGTGGGAACTGGCGCAGGGCGAAGTACAGGCTGCCACGGCGCAGTGGTTTGCCGAACTGCTGCACGAATCGCCCGACGCAGACGACATAGCCGCCATGGGCCGCGTGCTGCTGGAATGCAAGACACATTTCAAGTTTCAGTCGCCGGAGTTTGAAATATACGACGCAGAAAAAGTGCACGCCCGCATGACCGAACAGGAAGCCCGCCGGAAACGCGAACAGCTCGCATCCGAAGGTCATGATTTTCTGCGCGCTCTGTGGGAAACCCACCAGAAAAGACGCACCCCGCCCTGCACGCCTGAAGATGCCGGACTGGCTGCCGAAATTGAAGCCCTGCTGCGCAAACGCATCGCAGAACCGGACGATCACGACTCAGAACAGTTGTGGAAACAGATATCCAAAGGGCTGCCGGACGTGCCGCACCTGCCTCTGCTGCTGGCACAGGCATGGGGTATTGTGCCCGCCCACCATAATTTTCATCTGGACAGGGCCGATTATGACAGATCGCCCGACTGGCACGCTCCCCATGCACAGGCACTCGCAGACCTGCGTCGGCGTGTGCTTGCCGCACGCACCGAACCCTGCGGTATTCCGTTCATCAGCATCGATTCCTCCTCCACGCGTGACATTGACGATGCCTTCCATATCGAACCGCGCGCCGACGGCGGCCACCGCCTGCGGCTGGCCATTGCCTGCCCCGCTCTGGGATGGGAATTCGGCAGCGAACTGGACAAAGCCGTCATGCGCCGCGCCACCAGCATATATCTTCCCGAAGGCAATCTGCACATGCTGCCGGAAGAGCTGGGCACGGACTTTTTCAGTCTCATAGGACAGCAGGAGCGGCCGGCTCTGGTCATGGAATTTGACATTGCTCCCGCCGGACAACTGGAAGCCACAACCCTGAAGGCGTGCTGGGTACAGCT harbors:
- a CDS encoding ribonuclease catalytic domain-containing protein — its product is MSATSPLVQYPGPGCIVEFMQGNKPQIAWVQEEQSGKLRLLTQSKRETKLAAARVMPWAGPQYGADKSRQEALVLLNQHEERRNTRAAALDPLELWELAQGEVQAATAQWFAELLHESPDADDIAAMGRVLLECKTHFKFQSPEFEIYDAEKVHARMTEQEARRKREQLASEGHDFLRALWETHQKRRTPPCTPEDAGLAAEIEALLRKRIAEPDDHDSEQLWKQISKGLPDVPHLPLLLAQAWGIVPAHHNFHLDRADYDRSPDWHAPHAQALADLRRRVLAARTEPCGIPFISIDSSSTRDIDDAFHIEPRADGGHRLRLAIACPALGWEFGSELDKAVMRRATSIYLPEGNLHMLPEELGTDFFSLIGQQERPALVMEFDIAPAGQLEATTLKACWVQLAANLSYADCEAVLNGDPGWDAPDNPAAAFADQLKAGAALSRILLEQRVSCGAVVIERPDPKTTLTGTGADTQVEIEHDSPTPASCLLVSEMMILANSGIALWAKDRDIALLHRTQDVGVPKEYAGVWDQPHDIARVVKALSSAVLETAPRRHSGIGVPAYSPVTSPLRRYPDLVNVAQLIHYLGTGTPRWSRDELDAMLPLLTARLDAAGQVQRFRPRYWKLLYFKQKGDKTWWDAVVTDENDAFVTVSLPDQQIFVRGRRSSFGERAHPGTRLMVRIGKVHPLNNEIQILDVMEQ